The following are from one region of the Bacteroidales bacterium genome:
- a CDS encoding MOSC domain-containing protein, giving the protein MKIVSVNISEKKGTIKLPVPEIMLNERGVQGDAHSGSWHRQVSLLAVESIHKFTKEAGRQINFGEFAENITTEGLELWKSHPLDRISIGDIELEVTQIGKECHGTSCNIFREVGNCVMPKEGIFARVLRNGVVKAGDVFTYSPKVYKVQVLTLSDRASRGEYEDKSGPAVTAKLSAWFEEMGWQYSIDNTVIPDDEDELESLVAGFVNKESDFIFTTGGTGIGPRDITVDVIRPMLQKEIPGIMELIRYKYGSQKPNALISRAVAGLTANTLIYTLPGSVRAVDEYLTEILPTLRHSVMMLHSIDAH; this is encoded by the coding sequence ATGAAAATTGTATCTGTAAATATTTCTGAAAAAAAAGGAACCATAAAATTACCGGTGCCTGAGATTATGCTTAATGAACGGGGTGTTCAAGGTGATGCACATTCAGGTTCCTGGCATCGGCAGGTAAGCTTACTGGCGGTCGAAAGCATTCATAAATTTACAAAGGAGGCAGGCAGACAAATTAATTTTGGTGAGTTTGCCGAAAATATTACTACTGAAGGGCTGGAATTATGGAAAAGCCATCCCCTGGATAGAATCTCCATCGGAGATATAGAGCTGGAAGTCACCCAGATCGGGAAAGAATGTCATGGCACTTCCTGTAATATTTTCAGGGAAGTCGGGAATTGTGTGATGCCAAAAGAGGGGATCTTTGCCAGGGTACTCAGGAATGGAGTGGTTAAGGCAGGTGATGTATTCACTTATTCCCCAAAAGTCTATAAAGTTCAGGTACTTACCCTCAGCGACCGTGCCAGCAGGGGAGAATATGAAGATAAATCAGGTCCTGCAGTTACTGCTAAATTAAGTGCCTGGTTTGAGGAGATGGGCTGGCAGTATTCTATCGATAATACCGTGATTCCTGATGATGAAGACGAGCTTGAATCGCTGGTTGCAGGCTTTGTAAATAAGGAATCTGATTTTATCTTTACCACAGGCGGCACAGGCATAGGCCCCAGGGATATCACGGTGGATGTGATCCGCCCCATGCTTCAAAAGGAGATCCCGGGGATCATGGAGCTGATCAGGTACAAATATGGAAGCCAGAAACCCAATGCCCTTATTTCGAGGGCGGTGGCCGGACTCACTGCCAATACCTTGATTTATACCCTTCCCGGAAGTGTGAGGGCTGTAGATGAGTACTTAACGGAAATTCTTCCTACCCTTCGCCATTCCGTCATGATGCTTCATAGCATTGATGCTCATTAG
- a CDS encoding helix-turn-helix transcriptional regulator gives MNNRIRELRAKHNLTQDELARKAGVRRETIVFLEQGKYNPSLRLAYDIAREFALTIEQVFIFEE, from the coding sequence ATGAATAACAGGATCAGAGAGCTAAGAGCAAAACATAATCTTACCCAGGATGAGTTGGCAAGAAAGGCCGGGGTGAGGCGCGAAACTATTGTTTTCCTTGAGCAGGGCAAGTATAATCCTTCCCTTCGGTTAGCCTATGATATTGCGCGGGAATTCGCCCTAACCATCGAACAGGTTTTTATTTTCGAAGAATAA
- a CDS encoding C_GCAxxG_C_C family protein yields MNREDKATLYFESGFNCSQSVFTAIAEKHGLDPGTARKIASGFGGGIARLQKTCGAVTGGVMAIGFLKGHEQVGESEKKDETYRLIRKFVEEFTGKHHSIECSDLLGFDMNTEEGKAKIKELQLTEKVCLRCVKDAVNLVEGLLAEPKT; encoded by the coding sequence AACAGGGAAGACAAAGCAACACTTTATTTTGAAAGCGGGTTTAATTGTTCCCAATCAGTATTTACTGCTATTGCGGAGAAGCATGGACTTGACCCGGGTACTGCCCGGAAAATAGCCTCCGGTTTTGGTGGAGGGATCGCAAGGCTTCAGAAGACCTGTGGAGCTGTCACCGGTGGTGTAATGGCCATTGGCTTTCTCAAAGGCCATGAGCAGGTTGGAGAATCTGAAAAAAAGGACGAGACCTACCGGCTCATCAGAAAGTTTGTTGAGGAATTTACAGGGAAACATCACAGTATTGAATGCAGTGATTTACTTGGTTTTGATATGAATACCGAAGAGGGAAAAGCTAAAATCAAGGAATTACAACTGACTGAAAAAGTATGCCTGCGATGTGTAAAAGATGCGGTAAACCTGGTGGAAGGATTACTGGCTGAGCCTAAAACTTAG
- a CDS encoding molybdopterin molybdotransferase MoeA: MILFEEALVIIEKTARPISTERVSLIDCSGRILAEDIYSDMDMPPFDKSAVDGYACRHSDLGVNLRVLEVIPAGKVPQFKVGQGECSKLMTGGMLPEGADTVIMIEDVETVSAGTIRFIADKSASNICIKAEDLRKGSRVLEAGTLLRPQEIAVLASVGAAKPLVFNKFRIGIITTGDELVEPHQVPGPSQIRNSNAWQLIAQIGQSNAIANYYGIAIDDETSTLALIEKASAENDIVILTGGISVGDFDFVPAVLEKAGFDLLFRSLAVQPGKPSIFAIRNHTYVFALPGNPVSGFVQFELLVKHLMNHCVGNTAHSKTLRLPLGFDYRRKRTDRKAFVPVVILKDGTIGKVDYHGSAHIHSYIHADGFMAVELGVQEILKGSLADVRLL; this comes from the coding sequence ATGATACTTTTCGAAGAAGCACTTGTCATTATTGAGAAAACAGCCCGGCCCATTTCCACTGAAAGGGTTAGCCTGATAGATTGTTCAGGAAGGATACTGGCAGAAGATATTTACTCTGATATGGACATGCCACCTTTTGATAAGTCTGCGGTGGATGGATATGCATGTCGCCACTCGGACCTTGGGGTTAACCTCAGGGTATTGGAGGTAATCCCTGCTGGTAAAGTGCCTCAGTTTAAAGTGGGTCAGGGGGAATGTTCCAAACTGATGACCGGGGGTATGCTACCAGAAGGTGCCGATACGGTCATTATGATAGAAGATGTGGAAACCGTCTCAGCCGGTACGATCAGGTTTATTGCTGATAAATCCGCATCTAACATATGCATTAAGGCTGAAGATCTCAGAAAGGGAAGCCGGGTGCTGGAAGCAGGCACCCTACTTCGTCCGCAGGAAATTGCGGTTTTAGCAAGCGTTGGGGCAGCGAAACCCCTGGTTTTTAATAAATTCCGCATAGGGATCATTACCACAGGGGATGAACTGGTGGAACCCCATCAAGTTCCGGGTCCCTCACAGATCCGCAACAGCAATGCCTGGCAACTCATTGCACAAATCGGGCAATCCAATGCCATTGCTAATTATTATGGAATCGCCATCGATGATGAAACCAGTACTTTAGCTCTTATTGAGAAAGCATCCGCAGAGAATGATATTGTCATTCTTACAGGCGGTATTTCCGTAGGTGACTTCGATTTTGTTCCTGCGGTGCTTGAAAAGGCCGGATTTGACCTGTTATTCAGGAGCCTGGCGGTTCAGCCGGGAAAGCCAAGCATTTTTGCCATCAGGAACCATACTTATGTATTTGCATTACCCGGAAATCCTGTCTCGGGTTTTGTGCAATTCGAATTATTGGTCAAACACCTGATGAATCATTGTGTAGGTAATACTGCTCATTCAAAAACACTGCGACTGCCATTGGGATTCGATTACCGCAGAAAAAGGACTGATCGCAAAGCTTTCGTCCCTGTTGTGATTTTAAAAGATGGAACTATTGGTAAAGTGGATTACCACGGTTCAGCACATATTCATTCCTATATCCATGCCGATGGATTCATGGCGGTTGAATTAGGTGTTCAGGAAATATTGAAAGGAAGCCTTGCCGATGTTCGACTCTTATAA
- a CDS encoding DUF2178 domain-containing protein, with amino-acid sequence MKRSVLAIIVSALILLSSLVWLFNSASITWGENIQLIIIMVIVAFGLYFAYRRLTSVKRGEPAEDEYSRKVLQKAAALSFYISIYLWLVIMYLTDKFKPETDVMFGWGILGMAVIFALSWVYFNFRGIRNE; translated from the coding sequence ATGAAAAGATCTGTACTTGCAATTATAGTATCTGCCCTGATACTTCTCAGCAGTTTGGTTTGGCTGTTCAATTCCGCTTCCATTACCTGGGGCGAAAACATTCAGCTCATCATTATCATGGTCATTGTGGCTTTCGGACTTTATTTTGCCTATAGGCGGCTTACAAGTGTAAAGAGAGGAGAGCCGGCAGAAGATGAATACTCAAGAAAAGTATTACAGAAAGCTGCAGCCTTATCTTTTTATATCTCCATTTATCTTTGGCTGGTGATCATGTATCTCACGGATAAGTTTAAGCCTGAGACGGATGTGATGTTTGGCTGGGGGATCCTTGGAATGGCGGTGATTTTTGCCCTGAGTTGGGTGTATTTTAACTTTAGAGGGATCAGGAATGAATAA
- the moaC gene encoding cyclic pyranopterin monophosphate synthase MoaC, translating into MNSKKTPQLTHTDARGKARMVDVGSKPAQFRIAKAEGSILLGDETLKLIRENAIKKGDVLTVAQIAGIQAAKQTPLLIPLCHSLLLTKVDVQLAIAPNGVNCSAEVHCNGQTGVEMEALTAVSVALLTVYDMCKAVDKSMVIGQVRLIEKTKSDLPY; encoded by the coding sequence ATGAACTCAAAAAAGACGCCCCAACTTACGCATACCGATGCCCGTGGAAAAGCACGAATGGTGGATGTTGGTTCAAAACCTGCACAATTCAGAATAGCAAAGGCTGAAGGATCGATATTGCTGGGCGATGAAACCCTGAAACTGATCAGGGAAAATGCCATCAAAAAGGGAGATGTTCTTACGGTAGCTCAAATAGCGGGTATTCAGGCAGCCAAACAAACCCCGCTACTGATCCCTTTATGCCATTCCCTGCTTTTAACTAAGGTAGATGTTCAACTTGCTATTGCTCCGAATGGGGTAAATTGTTCTGCCGAGGTGCACTGTAACGGACAGACGGGTGTTGAAATGGAAGCCCTTACAGCTGTTTCCGTGGCTTTATTAACTGTTTACGATATGTGCAAGGCGGTGGATAAATCTATGGTGATCGGACAGGTCAGGCTCATCGAAAAAACAAAATCAGATTTACCATATTGA
- a CDS encoding radical SAM protein yields the protein MFDSYNRKIHYLRISVTDRCNLRCMYCMPEEGVVMMKHEDVLRFEEILEVVEVAVELGVDKVRITGGEPLVRKGILSLVEMISKIKGIRDLGMTTNGILLEEFALPLKEAGLHRINVSLDSLDPEKFRTITRGGDVNKVLKGIEAARMAGLYPVKINCVIKNTPDEPDALLIKKYCETNGLMVRFIREMDLENGEFYVVHGGSGGDCARCNRLRLTANGMVKPCLFNDMEFNVRELGARKAIESALEKKPPCGTMNLNSEFFNIGG from the coding sequence ATGTTCGACTCTTATAACCGGAAGATCCACTATTTGAGAATATCAGTGACTGACAGGTGTAACCTGCGATGCATGTATTGTATGCCTGAAGAAGGTGTGGTCATGATGAAACATGAGGATGTCCTGCGTTTTGAGGAAATTCTTGAGGTGGTTGAAGTGGCTGTGGAGCTGGGCGTAGATAAAGTGAGGATAACCGGTGGGGAGCCCCTGGTAAGAAAAGGAATCCTCTCACTGGTAGAAATGATTTCCAAAATAAAGGGAATCAGGGACCTGGGGATGACAACCAATGGTATCCTGTTGGAAGAATTTGCTTTACCTTTAAAAGAGGCCGGTTTGCATCGGATCAATGTCAGCCTCGATTCCCTGGACCCTGAAAAATTCAGGACCATTACCCGGGGAGGTGATGTGAATAAAGTTTTGAAAGGGATTGAAGCTGCACGAATGGCCGGACTGTATCCTGTAAAAATAAATTGTGTGATTAAAAACACGCCTGATGAACCCGATGCCCTGTTAATAAAGAAGTATTGTGAAACTAATGGCTTGATGGTCCGCTTTATCAGGGAAATGGACCTGGAAAACGGAGAATTTTATGTAGTTCATGGTGGGAGTGGAGGGGATTGTGCCCGTTGCAATCGTTTACGACTGACGGCCAATGGTATGGTGAAGCCCTGTCTTTTTAATGACATGGAATTCAATGTCAGGGAACTGGGGGCCAGGAAAGCGATTGAATCAGCCCTTGAAAAGAAGCCTCCCTGCGGTACCATGAATTTGAATAGCGAGTTCTTTAATATAGGAGGATAG
- a CDS encoding PrsW family intramembrane metalloprotease, which yields MVAGATEEVFKYAILFLLFWRNRNFNERFDGIVYAVAVSLGFAAVENIFYVFEGSYTVGLLRAVTAVPAHTLFGIMMGYYLGLAKFIPEREAEFLWKAFTIPWLFHGTYDFLILSGQPLLILGFIPFLIIIWRIGLKRMKLHSEASLFRKVPPPPPGQYPHDQILP from the coding sequence ATTGTTGCAGGCGCAACAGAGGAGGTCTTCAAGTATGCAATCCTTTTTCTGTTATTTTGGAGGAACCGGAATTTCAATGAAAGGTTTGATGGTATTGTATATGCAGTGGCCGTTTCCCTGGGTTTTGCAGCTGTGGAGAACATTTTTTATGTGTTTGAAGGCTCCTATACTGTTGGTCTCCTGAGGGCTGTTACTGCTGTTCCCGCTCATACACTTTTTGGAATAATGATGGGGTATTACCTGGGATTAGCTAAATTTATACCCGAAAGGGAAGCGGAATTTCTCTGGAAAGCTTTTACCATTCCCTGGTTGTTTCATGGAACGTATGATTTCCTGATACTTTCAGGGCAACCACTGCTCATCCTGGGATTTATTCCTTTCCTGATCATCATCTGGAGAATCGGTTTAAAACGTATGAAATTGCATTCCGAAGCTTCCTTGTTTCGCAAAGTTCCACCCCCTCCTCCAGGCCAATATCCTCATGACCAGATCCTACCATAA